GCGATCGTGCTTGGCCTGGTCGGCGTCATCGTGATCGTGCGGCCGGCGACCGGTGCGATCAATCCGGGCCAGCTGATCGCGCTCGCCGCGGCGATGGGCTTCGGCGTCTCGATCGCCGTGGTCAAATCACTGACGCGAACCGAGCAGACGCTGACGATCATCTTCTGGATGCTGGTGGTGCAGTCGCTCGCCAGCCTCGGGCCTGCGCTTTATGTCTGGACCTGGCCGCCGCTCTCCACCTGGGGCTGGCTTGCCGTGATCGCGTTCTGCGGCACGTTCTCGCACTATTGCATGGCACGCGCCCTGCTCCACGCCGACGCAACCGTAGTGATCCCGATGGATTTCGTCCGGGTCCCGCTGACCGCGATCGTCGGTTGGCTGATCTATGCCGAGCGGCTCGATGCCTACACGGTGCTGGGCGCGGCCATGATCCTCGCCGGCAATCTGCTGAACCTGAAGCCGGCCGGAAAGATCGCGGCGC
This Bradyrhizobium sp. CCBAU 53421 DNA region includes the following protein-coding sequences:
- a CDS encoding DMT family transporter is translated as MDRTPSKTRAALWMSGWLALMLIVAVAGREATREVNVFQLMAVRGVLGFAMLYPLVHINGGLATVKTARVHLHIARNLIHFCAQLGWFYALTLIPIGQVVAIEFTMPIWTAILAASFLGERMTSWKIVAIVLGLVGVIVIVRPATGAINPGQLIALAAAMGFGVSIAVVKSLTRTEQTLTIIFWMLVVQSLASLGPALYVWTWPPLSTWGWLAVIAFCGTFSHYCMARALLHADATVVIPMDFVRVPLTAIVGWLIYAERLDAYTVLGAAMILAGNLLNLKPAGKIAARAS